The genomic stretch GAAGTCCCTATTTGAGCGCATGCGCAAATCCCATAGTCTCTTTCCGGTTGTTGCGGCGTGAGGCATCATGAGGTGAGCGGCGCTTAGGATGCTATCCGTGGTCATCCTGGCTTCTGGGCGCCCCTCTGGGGACGGAGACCCTGCGGGCGGAATCCGGGTGGGGGGTCCTTACCCTTGCTTCGCTGCGGGGCATTTCTGGCCGGGCGCCGGCGTTCAAGTTCGCGCGCCGAGCCTGGCCGCCGTTGGAGTCCCTCTTCCCCGGGGTTGCATCTGGTTCTTGGGCCCAGATCGCCCGGCGCGTGGGGTGGGGAGCCATGTCCCCGTGTCTGGAAGCCTGAGCGCTCGTCTCGCTTCTCTCCCGCAGCAGCAAAGTCTCCCGCGACACCCTGTACGAGGCGGTGCGGGAAGTCCTGCACGGGAACCAGCGCAAGCGGCGGAAGTGAGCGCGGGCTgccgcggggcgggcggcggggagggCGCGCCGGGGGCGGGCGGCCGGCTGACCGGCTGACGCTGCCTGTCCCCAAGGTTTCTGGAGACGGTGGAGCTGCAGATCAGCCTGAAGAACTATGACCCCCAGAAGGACAAGCGCTTCTCGGGCACCGTCAGGTTGGCACCTCGGCCCCCTGCTCCCCGCGGGCGTGGCTGGACGGACCCCCACCCTGGGTCTTGAAACAAGAGGGGAGGCGTGGGGAGGCCTTGGCCGAGCCCGCCGGCTGGTCTGAGAGGCCAGACTAGCTGCCGGTGACCGGACGCGCTGGGTAAGGCTCCGCCGCGGTCCCAGACCCCGTCGCCTGCGCCCGCGCCCCGGCCGCGCGTGACCGGCCCCGGCTCCGTCCCCCAAACGCAGGCTCAAGTCCACTCCGCGCCCCAAGTTCTCCGTGTGTGTCCTGGGGGACCAGCAGCACTGCGACGAGGCCAAGGCCGTGGACATCCCCCACATGGACATCGAGGCCCTGAAGAAGCTCAACAAGAACAAGAAGCTGGTCAAGAAGCTGGGTGagcggcggcgcggggcggggaggAAGGGGCGTTTCTGCCACGTGGGTTTTAAAGTGACGGAAGGGCCGGAATCACGGGGGAGAGGCTGTGCTGCGGGTGGTGAATTTGACTGGTGGTGTTCAGCCTTGTAAGGGTTCTTCGCAGTTTGCTTTGAGGATTGGGTTTTAGAAGGGATGGGCCAGGCGGTGGTTCTTTCTAAACAGCTGAGAGCTCTTAAATTGACGGGTCTCGGGGCTGCCAGGTTCTGGAGTGGAATTCCACCTACAGCTCCCGTTCTTTCTACTCTTGATGTGGTCTGAGCACCAGGATGCACGTTGTCATGGAGGTAGAAAGTAGGAAGGAGGAccttgaacccaggcaggcttAACCAGAGTGTGCCTTTCCTATCGCGAATTGTGTGGGTCAGCCTGGGCTTTGTGAACGTTGCTGCAGAAGTCCAGAGGATGGAGGTGATCGAACTGGAGCGAGGAGAGAACTAAACATAGACTGGTACCTAGCGGGGGTAGAGTGTGCTGGTTAGAGGCCGCGTCTGTGACGGGCTCGCAGAGCCCCTCCTGGAGGTCTGCCTGCAGGACTCAGATCCTAAAAGCATCCGACGGCTTCCTTCCTTTACCAGCCAAGAAGTACGATGCCTTTTTGGCTTCGGAGTCTCTGATCAAGCAGATCCCACGAATTCTGGGCCCAGGCTTGAATAAGGCTGGCAAGTTCCCCTCCTTGCTGACCCATAATGAGAACATGGTGGCCAAAGTTGATGAGGTCAAGTCCACGATCAAATTCCAGATGAAGAAGGTAGAGGCCTGGCTGGTTGCTGGCTTGTGGTGGTGGCGGGGCCCTGAAGTTTATCCGTATTCTTCCCGTGGGAGCCCTGGTTTTCGAGTCTCTGGATACTTAGAGCACATGCTGGGCAGGATTGAGGTTTTCCAGATAGCACTGGTCTTTCTGGCTTGGGGCAAAAGCACCGCTGGTTAGGTCCCTGGAGGGGTGGGCCATGTGTTTGTGGATGGCGCCCATTCTCCTGCCCCTGTTCTGTTTAGCCTCTAACCAGATTTgaccttcctctccccaaaggtGCTGTGTCTGGCCGTGGCTGTTGGCCACGTGAAGATGACAGATGACGAGCTTGTGTACAACATCCACTTAGCTGTCAATTTCCTGGTATCATTGCTCAAGAAGAATTGGCAGAACGTCCGGGCTTTATACATCAAGAGCACCATGGGCAAGCCCCAGCGCCTGTACTAAAACTGAGCTTAATAAACTAGTGCCACCATTACCTGTCTGCCTGGGACTTggcgggggcaggggaggggtgctttGTAACCTGGTGTTGCACCACAGCACTGTGCTGATGCCTGCCGCTTCTGGCACCTCAGCGATCAGTAATTTTACCCATACTACAAACCAGGAAGGGCATTCTTTCTGCCTTCAAAACCGTGCGGTGTAATTCAGATCTCATGACAGTGGGGCTGCTAATCTGGACTGAAGCTTTTTTGATCACTGAGGGGACAAATCAGAGCTAGGACTCTGTCCTGTACTCCTGTTGCTTACTAGCGGAGAGGGGGAGGACATTGACTCAGCCATTGGCAGCACACTTAAGTTACGACCTCAAGTTGCTTCCCTGTGTGTCGGGTTCTTAACGTGGGCTTTCTGTGTGGGgtttttagaaaaatttgtttaaagatgacctgagctaacatctgttgctgatgttctttgtttttcttttttctttctccccaaagccctgtagtacgtagttgtatattctagttgtaggtcctggtTGTGCTATAAGGGACGCCACTTCAGcgcggcttgatgagcagtgccatgtctgtgcccagaatctgaaccaaggaaaccctgggccacagaaggggAGTACGAGAACTTAAACCCGCAGGGCTGGCacctggggtttttgttttttgttttccagtcCCTCTAAATCATGCATTTGGGGTCTTGGTCTGTAGGGATGTGAGGAAAGTTGTTACAAATGGAGGTTGGGTtccagcaggcctggggtgggcttCCCTGGTGCTTCAGAGGAGAGTGGGCCACTAACCCTGAAAAATGGGTCTAGTACTTGCTTGCCTGACCCCCAATTGAATACCCTATGTTCAGGGTCGTAGGTTACCACCTAAGAGGTTTGGAGAAATGCAAGTAGAAGACATTAGTCATTTATGGCCCCTGTCGATGTTTTCTAGGCGAGTTTAGCGAATGGGTGGAATCGGCTGTGGTAACTTTCAGGCGCTTTACGGGGCCAGGCAGGCTCCGTCCCCTCCCTGGCCTGAGGAACTTCGCTGTTAGAGTTCTGGCCTCCAGCACCCTGTACTGGAAAGGTGGCTTTTGGTGAGGTGGCACCTGTGTAACCTTTGACTGGAATCTGCTTCATTTAACTTTGGTCAATAAAGGGAGCAGTCCATCCCTCCGCTTTTTAACAGAGCTGAAAGGCTAATCcaaagcataaataaaaatgCTGCACCTTCTCCAAACAAGCCGCATCTGTCCTTTTGAACCTGAATAGAGAAGGGCACGAGGTTTTCATCAAAGACCTCGAGCGTTTTTTTGCCGTTTCAGCTTTTAAGTTACTAGTAATTTGGCTTGCAGGTAAAATAGCTACGACCTAATCTTGTGATGAGCACTGAATTCTGGTTCTCAAGGTGTcaggcccagctcgctctttccTCTGGGCTGTCACCACAGTATTGGAGAGAAGGGCCAGTGCATCTCCATCCATGGCACTCCGCACTCTGAAGGTCGTGGCAATCTTGTGTCAGGCAAgattttccaacagcatttgctcacccTGTGTCTCTATCACATTCTAGCAATTCtcacaatatttaaaactttgtCATTACTGTATTTGTTATGGTAATCTGTGacctttgatgttactattgtaattattttggggCACCAGGAACTGTGCCCCTATACACCGGCAAGCTTAATTGATAGATGCGTGTGTTCTCAGTGCCCGCTCTCCCCTGGCCTCCCCTATTCCCCGAGACACACAATACTTACAAGCTAAAGTGAGAACATTTATGGTGTTTTGATGACTAGAAGAATGTTAtgccctgcctctgtctccaAGCTGCTTACAAGGCAGTGAACTAAGAAAGTCCAGGCATGAGAGCCATGAGGCACAGGCGTAAACCAGCGGAAGTCACAACGATGTCGACGTGGCCCCGCTGCACCTGTGGTGCCAACCTCAGGGCCTTGGTAGGCACACGATCTGGTCCGTGAGATAAAAGCAAACCACCTCGTGAACCTAAGACCAGAAAGACGTTTGTTTGCACCGGCAGCGGTGCTGTCGGCGGAGTCATCATGGAGCCAAGGGTTTCGGAGGAGATTTCTCATGACCTCAGATGCATGCTCCACAGTGCGTTGGGTGTAAGAAGACCAGCCACGTGACTGTGGGCTGAGGCCCTCCCACGGCCCCCGTTAAAATCCCAGCTCCGCCTCTCAGGAGCGATGTGAGCCTGTCGAGTGGGTCTATGAACTTCTCTCAAACTCTTGTTTTCTCACCTGAAAGTGCAGACGCTGACAGTACCTCCCTAAGACAGTTGTTCCAGCGTCAGAGTGTTACATGTTTCCATAGTGCCACGGACCGAAACAGCGGTTACGACATGCTGAATACGCAGCGCTACATACACCTGCGTCACAGGCCGGTACACAGGTCCTTGTCTGGCTCAGTCGGACTGAGGACGTCTCCTCGACGGTGCTGAGGAACGGGGAGAAGAGCGTGCCCTCCAAAGCAGTCCCACGCTCCCGTTTGAAATGAGTCAGGGatcaaaatccttaaaaaatagttttggaGACTCTAAGGCAAGATAAACGGgcatgttttagaaatatttggCAACTGGAGTTTTCCCAGATTGGTTTGAATCACGTGAATTTAAATCGAACCCACTCCCCTTTAGGAATCAATGAGCCTGATGTATTGGGGTAGGAGTCCTTACAAACCAaagctgcagtaacaaacacCCGCTGCTttctgctgggctctggggaatCTGCTTAGAGCCACGGTGCCGGCCCTCGAGAGGCCCAAGGGCCACGATAAAGAGAAACGGAAGGACTAGGCTGCAGAACAGAAGGCAACGAGAACACGGTGGGGACAGCTGATTTGACCGTACTGAGGGTTGAGCTATTTTAATCCA from Equus przewalskii isolate Varuska chromosome 19, EquPr2, whole genome shotgun sequence encodes the following:
- the RPL10A gene encoding large ribosomal subunit protein uL1, producing the protein MSSKVSRDTLYEAVREVLHGNQRKRRKFLETVELQISLKNYDPQKDKRFSGTVRLKSTPRPKFSVCVLGDQQHCDEAKAVDIPHMDIEALKKLNKNKKLVKKLAKKYDAFLASESLIKQIPRILGPGLNKAGKFPSLLTHNENMVAKVDEVKSTIKFQMKKVLCLAVAVGHVKMTDDELVYNIHLAVNFLVSLLKKNWQNVRALYIKSTMGKPQRLY